One genomic window of Bacillus mycoides includes the following:
- a CDS encoding YppF family protein: MVLGDLKQAFSQKKGYYTENSNELLDFARHCYLEGKVCISDYRTLIRELEINGATKPTTVTEA; the protein is encoded by the coding sequence ATGGTATTAGGGGATTTAAAACAAGCGTTTTCTCAAAAAAAGGGGTATTACACAGAAAATTCGAATGAACTGTTAGACTTTGCGAGACATTGTTATCTTGAAGGAAAAGTATGCATATCAGATTACCGAACATTAATACGAGAATTAGAAATAAACGGTGCAACAAAACCTACAACAGTGACAGAGGCATAA
- a CDS encoding YppG family protein: MFQQPNVYQQTNPYAQQNMYQYNEDTYLRYNMYPFEPHYGNQNYYQPFEVSFGNQQQAHMNQPQQAHMNQPQQAHMNQPQQAHMNQPQQAHMNQPQQAHMNQSQQAHMNQSQQAYMNQAQQAHMNQSQQAYMNQPQQAHMSQPQQMYTNQPQEAYMNSQNYMSPAQYVNQQAMFYPPKQPYPTMNKQKQQQQQPSQFSSFVSQFKSSDGNYDVNKMMNTAGQMMNAMNQVTGIVKQVGGFFGK; this comes from the coding sequence ATGTTTCAACAACCTAATGTATATCAGCAAACAAATCCATATGCACAGCAAAATATGTACCAATATAATGAGGATACATATTTACGATATAATATGTATCCTTTCGAGCCTCATTATGGAAACCAAAATTATTATCAACCATTTGAAGTGTCGTTTGGGAATCAGCAGCAAGCACATATGAATCAACCACAGCAAGCGCATATGAATCAACCACAGCAAGCGCATATGAATCAACCACAGCAAGCACATATGAATCAACCACAGCAAGCGCATATGAATCAACCACAGCAAGCACATATGAATCAATCACAGCAAGCACATATGAATCAATCGCAGCAAGCATATATGAATCAAGCACAACAAGCGCATATGAATCAATCGCAGCAAGCATATATGAATCAACCACAACAAGCGCATATGAGTCAGCCACAGCAAATGTATACGAATCAACCACAGGAAGCGTATATGAATTCACAAAACTACATGTCACCAGCTCAATATGTAAATCAACAAGCTATGTTTTATCCACCAAAACAACCATATCCAACGATGAATAAACAAAAGCAACAGCAACAGCAACCAAGTCAGTTTTCTAGTTTTGTTTCACAATTTAAATCATCAGATGGTAACTACGATGTAAATAAAATGATGAACACAGCTGGACAAATGATGAACGCGATGAATCAAGTAACAGGGATTGTTAAGCAAGTTGGGGGCTTTTTTGGTAAATAA
- a CDS encoding CotD family spore coat protein, translating to MHHCHPCFGGHKPVGPICTTAPVIHPAKQCVTHSFSTTVVPHIFPTHTTHVHHQQIKNQGFFPQTNSNVNVVDPGDPGFVGGFGGGCGPCGHGHHGHHGHQISPFGPGPNVSPFGPGPNVSPFGPNIGPNVGGMFKK from the coding sequence ATGCATCATTGTCATCCTTGCTTTGGAGGGCATAAGCCTGTAGGACCTATTTGTACAACTGCTCCTGTCATTCATCCGGCAAAACAGTGCGTAACACATTCTTTTTCAACAACGGTGGTGCCACACATTTTCCCAACGCATACAACACACGTACATCATCAACAAATTAAAAATCAAGGCTTCTTCCCACAAACAAACTCGAACGTAAACGTTGTAGATCCTGGTGATCCAGGATTTGTTGGTGGATTTGGCGGCGGATGTGGACCGTGTGGTCATGGTCATCATGGTCATCATGGTCATCAAATATCACCATTTGGTCCAGGACCAAATGTATCACCATTTGGACCAGGACCGAACGTATCACCATTTGGACCAAATATCGGACCAAACGTTGGTGGAATGTTTAAAAAGTAA
- a CDS encoding DUF1273 domain-containing protein — MKVVAVTGYKPFELGIFKNDHPGVECIKKALRRKLTAFVEDGLEWVIISGQLGVELWAAEVVFEIQVEYPDLKLAVFTPFLEQEENWKEDNREYYEFILSQADHIDSITKRKYESPEQFKLKNQFFIEKSDALLAVYDEEKSGSPKYIVEAAKKKGEIENYHSYFILFSDLQDIMEEEQWNNAE, encoded by the coding sequence ATGAAAGTTGTTGCTGTAACAGGATATAAGCCGTTTGAGCTTGGAATATTTAAAAATGATCATCCAGGAGTAGAATGTATAAAAAAGGCGCTGCGTCGTAAATTAACTGCTTTTGTAGAAGATGGTTTGGAATGGGTTATTATAAGCGGTCAGTTAGGAGTAGAGCTATGGGCCGCTGAAGTTGTTTTTGAAATTCAAGTAGAATATCCAGATTTAAAATTAGCGGTATTTACTCCTTTTTTAGAACAAGAAGAAAATTGGAAGGAAGATAACCGTGAATATTACGAATTTATTCTTTCGCAAGCAGATCACATTGATAGTATTACGAAACGGAAGTACGAAAGCCCAGAGCAATTTAAATTAAAGAATCAATTTTTTATTGAAAAAAGCGATGCACTTTTAGCTGTATATGATGAAGAAAAGTCTGGGAGCCCTAAATATATTGTAGAAGCAGCTAAGAAAAAAGGAGAAATAGAAAATTATCACAGTTATTTCATTCTTTTTTCTGATTTACAAGATATAATGGAAGAGGAACAGTGGAATAATGCAGAGTAA
- the gpsB gene encoding cell division regulator GpsB: MISDKIKLTAKDILEKEFKTGMRGYQQEEVDKFLDTIIKDYEAFHKEFDQLKQQNARLKRELEEQKVAATQVPQQPLQTPVAQPVYNNTNTDILKRLSNLEKAVFGSKLYE; the protein is encoded by the coding sequence ATGATTTCGGATAAAATTAAATTAACAGCGAAAGATATTTTAGAAAAAGAGTTTAAAACAGGTATGAGAGGTTATCAACAAGAAGAAGTAGACAAGTTTCTTGATACGATTATTAAAGATTATGAAGCGTTTCATAAGGAATTTGATCAATTAAAACAACAAAATGCTCGTTTGAAACGTGAATTAGAAGAGCAGAAAGTAGCGGCAACACAAGTTCCGCAACAACCGTTACAAACACCAGTTGCACAACCAGTATATAACAATACGAATACGGATATTTTAAAACGTCTATCTAATTTAGAAAAAGCTGTATTTGGAAGTAAGTTATACGAATAA